In Homo sapiens chromosome 8, GRCh38.p14 Primary Assembly, the genomic window ATCATTAAATCACTTCGCCAGGGCTACAAAGGAGCTAAGACAGAACCAGAAGACCCCATAGCATAAGCTAAGACTATACTGTATTTGTGGTCTTAGAGTCATTTGCCAAAAACTTTTATTTAGTTGTAATAAATTTCAGTTCAAATATAAACTAAATTAGTAAAAGTAATTTATCTTCTTGATAGCTCAATGCAAACTCAAAGAAAACTTGAGAACAGTTATATCTGCTTAAAGTTATGATGACATCtttcactattattatttcaGTCAGTACCAGTTTCACAGCTCCCCGGCTCCCTCCAAAACAAAGAATCTATTTGTTGCTTCAAACCTATGGTGGGCTCATATAAATAACCAAAGTAACTGGCAGTTTGGTAACATTCAATTCTATAAAGCAGTTCCCTAAGAAGTGAGCCAGGGTGATGGGTAAGGTCTTGCACTTTAAAATTTactcatttctattttgtttgcattttacaCACAGTACccatttattgctttaaaaattttttttctgttaaataaaaatacaagatataTGTGAGAAATTAAGGGCCTCTTCCTACAGTTGCAGGGGCTCAGCCTTGGTAGCTGTTTTGTTGGTGTGACTCTAAGGCagaagttggcaaactttttccatGAAGCACCAGGTAGTAAACAGTTCAGGCTCTGTAGGCAGTAGGGTCTGTAGTAACTACTCAATTTGCTGTTTTGGCTTAAAAGGAGACACACATAGCACACACATAAATGAGCACAGCTGTATTCCAGTAACACTATTTACGGATGCTGaagtttgaatttcatataattctcATGTATATGAAATATTCTTGTGGtattttttccaaccatttaaaaatggaagaatcAATCTTAGCTTGTATGCCATACAAAATTGGGCTGTGGTTTTCTGACCCCTGCTCTAACATCTGGGATGATACCTAAGTCAACTGTATAGAACCTTACCCAGTCCTCCATAATGTCTGATCTTTAAGGTGCTCTAAGACAAGTATTCTATAACTGGAATCAGGATGTGTCTGGGAAATCCAGCTCTTCTTGGACCAACACTAGTGCCTGGATAAGTTAATGACTCTAAACATTTACTAACTGtgtaatcttgagcaagttatttcacCACTGTGCCTCAACTGCTTCAGCTATAAGATGAGGATCAGGGCTGAAATGAACAGTAAATAAGTTATGTGTGCATGATTAAACAGTGCCCAGGAATTAGTTAAGTACAATGTaggtatttgttaaatttttttaaaaagtagctcaACTTCACTGTCCTTATTTTGGAAGGCAGAGGATGGTgagaaagaaatagtaaataatgagcaaactatatattttatcacaGCTTTGCAGCAGGTATTATTAAACACATCCCACAACAGAAAGTATAGCTCAAAAGAGTAACTATAACTACTTCAAGATGACACTGTAAATGTTGGAACCAATCTCATTTCAAGTTTCTACCATGCatgggagaaggggaaaaaatggttCAGAGGAGATAAGCAAGGGAAAGCACCTTTCCTTCTTCCATATATTATCCTTTACAATCAGCTCCTGCTTCTAAAATGTGAATACAACTACCTCCACCACTACAAACAATAATGACACTTAACAATTACTGGGAAGTGACTATGAGCCAGACAAAATACTTAATGCCTTCACTGTATCAGCTTTTTTAAGCCTCATAActactttattttacagatgaggaaatggagaaggCCAGATGGCACAGACTAATTCAGGATCATCTATTTCCAAAGCCTGGGCCTCACATGACCACTACACCTAACTTCTTTGAGGTACGCCCAGATGAATTTCTCTAATTATGGGcacacaaaaaaaatgagttttaactggaatttttttctttaaaaaaaaaaggatgatttcaaaGATAGGGAGGGATGTGGAAAACACAAGAAATATGCCTAGAAAAGGGGGCAGCTATGGTCAGCAGGAGGGGTATGAGGTGGAGAGGATACATGAGGAGGCAGAATGGAGTTCTAGAAGGCAGAAAGTCAAGTCAGACTAAAACCAACATCAGCCTTAActaagctttcttttctttcacatatcTTGGCTGAATTCAGTAAACTGTTTTTGTTGAAAGGACTACTTCTGTAAGCAGGCAGTTCAGAACAATAGGTATAAACAGGACATAACAGACCATATCCAGGGGCTTCACAGTCCACCCTGCTATGGCTGAGTCAAAATTTTACAGTAAGATGCACCATATCAGCTgatcctgggttcaaaccctagCTCAGCCACTTGGTAGGTGGGTGACTGAAGAAGTTCCTGGATGgttgagcctctgtttcttctcAGTGAAATGGTGACAATAATACCTATTGCAAgaggccatttttcttttttttcccttcttttttattgACCACACAATGCTAAATTGAGATTTGTCCCTTGTCAAGCTCAGTTTCAACTACATGATTACCTTAAATTATTACCAAGCACAAAATACAACCTCTTAGTTATATACTTAATATGTAAGagacaaaatcaaaagaaaagcctACCTTATTGTCAGTCGATAAATACATAATGAGCCCTTACTATTTACCCATGACTACACCAggcattaaatatatattcaagaaaTAAAGAGGTGGTTGGTTGAGACACTGCCATCAGACCATGGTTCAAAGTTTGACTCTACCATTAATTTAGTACCTTGGTGACCTTGGGTCATAACAACAGAAACGACAAAAGCCAACACGTGTTTGTTAAGCCAGGCTCTGCTGCATGTATTCATCTCATGTAATCTTCTCAATAATCCTATGGAAGTAGGTATCATTactttcctcattttacaaataagaaactgaagcccagagagaataaacaacttgcccaaggtcactagATTCTAAGCAGACAGCAGGATTTCACAACACCAGCCCTGTGCTCCCAACTAGTAGACACTAGTCTATAATATGTGCATAATTAACTTCTGCAGGGCTGGTTTAAGGATCAGAAATATGTGGAAAGAGCCGAGGACAGTAGTTGGCACACGGTAGATGGACAAGAAAAGGCCCAAGGATACATGCTATATTGAAACACAAACTAACAGAATCAATCTATTTAGGTTCCTTAGCCCAACCTTCTTTCAAAGTCCTGGGacagtttatttattattacccAAGACTGGGTCAAAGTTCAAGTTTATATTTCATACTATAGGAGggtatgaaaaagaaatttaagactaAGACTATACCAAACTACTGCTAACACTAAACTTTATCTCTACAGAAAACCCCTTATCTGTTTCCACTGCCTCTACCAAATACCATTCCATAGTCATTGCTGCTGTTGCTTGGAATCAAGAGGTTTGCAAAaggcatttaaaagaaaagaaaaaagagaaaggttttAATTTCATCACAAAGAGGCAGATTGGTTAGTATTATTCCTAattcaaaacaaaatgagaaagttTCCAGAAACTAACAATAATTTACgttttgaaacaaaataatgcatcagaatcacttaaAATACATCAATTCCTATGGTTTTGAATGCAATTATCTCTTTATTTCAGTAAGTTTTCTTTAAGTCTAGCTGAAGGGTTAAGTTCCTGGGAATCTACATAAACTCTTGGTAGTTTAGAATCACTGAATTTGGGGAACATGGTAATCTACTTTTTTAAGTCCTTCACTTTcgaaaagagaaaagtgaagccAGACAGGGTCAGTAACTTGATCCAAAGTCACAAAGTTTGTAAAGACCAGATTCCTTTCTTCCAATAAGATGATCTCTTCACTAGCAGTGTTTCTATCCTAAATCAGTTGCATGGAGATGCACACTAGCTATAGAAACCTGAGTAAGCAAAACATATGAATACAAGGACAGAAAAGAGTCTATAATGGTGcagatacagaagaaaaatatatgctAACTGAGCAAAAGATTATCTGTTCTGTTTTATTCACCACCCCGTGATTTCGAAATGAAGttcctccaaagaaagaaagataaacagtaggattttcttctttacatCACATTAAAGCACAATTACTTGAAGAAGAAAAAGCCCATTTCAAATTTAGCAAACTCCAAAATCTGGAGTCTGCAACTAGCTCCTCCACTGTTTACTGAAACACTTCCTTTGGTCCATGTCGCTAAAAACTTGAATCAAAACCCTGGATGTATTTATGTAAGCAAGAGAGAAAGCTTTCCTCCCTAAATGTTGCCAAAGCTGCTACAAAAGATGACAAGTATTAAAGATGGGCAtttccattcatgtccctgcatgCCTATTGTTAAGAgggcttttcatttttaattacattCCCATCCCTAAAAGAAACATTAGTTTTTTATCTAACAAACTCTCTTTCGAGGCTCCGCGTTAGGTATGTTTTATGTGTAGGACAGACTTCCCAGGCTGCGATGGAAAGTAATCGTAACTCCTGCCGTCAATGTCACTTCTCTGCTGGTATTTATCTGATAGAGCGCCCTCCTAGGGCCGCCACAAGACCGCTCAAAAACAGACTTGGAGAGGGATAGGCCAGCGGGACCCCACTTACCGAAAACACTGCATTCTGAAGCCCAAAAGGTATGGGTGTCAGTCTGGCCAGCGCCACCACTTTCAGGCCGCTTCCTCCCTCCACTACGCGAATAACCGCGCTCAGCTTCTCGCTGCTCTGGATCCTGGCGGCCACCCAGGCGGTGAGGAGCCGCTTGCAGACCACATGGGCGATGAAGGTGCCGATGAGGACGCCCACCATCATCAGACCCATGCCCAGCACGAAGCCGTACAGGTAGCCAGCGGCCACGTTGAGCACGATGTAGCCCCAGCCGCAGGGGAAAGAGACCACGATGAAGCCCACGACGAAGAGCAGGACCCCCAGCAGCGAGTCAAGGCTCTCCACCCACAGCAGGAGGTGGTGAAGGTAGCGGCGGACCAGGGCCAGGGAAGCGAAGCACAGGGCGGCCAACACGCAGACCAGCACGAGGCTCCGGCACCAACAGGTGCTGCCGAGGCAGCAGCAGCGCCAGTTTCTCACCTCAGCCACGCCGACCACCACGCCGCCGCCGCCACTCCCGGGGCCGCCCGCCAAGGCCCCGCCCGGCTCCGGCAGCTCCGAAGCCTCGGGCGGACCGTGGCGCTCCAGATAGGCGCCGAGCAGGGCGCCCGAGGCcgccgctgctgccgccgccgcgcTCGCCCCGCCCCCGCGGGGAAGGCGGTCCGCCGGGCCGTCCCCGCCCGCACCCCGCGGCAGGGCCCAGCGGGCCGGCAGCTCGGCGAGGCCCGGGAGGGCGGCGTGCTGCAGCAGCCGGGGCAGCGCCTGGAGCAGGATCCCGCCCGGGCTCCGCATGCCTCGGCCCAGCGCGGGCCCTCAGCCGGCCAGCCCCTCCGCCGCGGCGCCCGTTAGGCAGCTGCCCTTCATGGCGCCCGGTTCGCCCGGCATCGACTCCCTGCGTCCGCTCAGAGGGTGGGAGACGGCCCGTAGAAGGGCGCGGAGTCAGCGGAGGAGCGACGGCCAGGCGGGGAGTGAGGAAACTCCTGCCCCAGCACCCACGGAGCCCACTCCGGTGGTGCCCGCCCCTTGTCGGCCAGAGGGGGCGGGGCCGCGGGCGATGGGGCGGAGCGGGCTGTGTTCTGGTCCGCTCCCGTGACGCGCTGCCCGCCAGGCTGCGGGGGTCGCGGGGCGTCCGCGTGGGCCAGCG contains:
- the TMEM64 gene encoding transmembrane protein 64 isoform 2 (isoform 2 is encoded by transcript variant 2); this encodes MRSPGGILLQALPRLLQHAALPGLAELPARWALPRGAGGDGPADRLPRGGGASAAAAAAAASGALLGAYLERHGPPEASELPEPGGALAGGPGSGGGGVVVGVAEVRNWRCCCLGSTCWCRSLVLVCVLAALCFASLALVRRYLHHLLLWVESLDSLLGVLLFVVGFIVVSFPCGWGYIVLNVAAGYLYGFVLGMGLMMVGVLIGTFIAHVVCKRLLTAWVAARIQSSEKLSAVIRVVEGGSGLKVVALARLTPIPFGLQNAVFSIIISIGLMFYVVHRAQVELNAAIVACEMELKSSLVKGNQPNTSGSSFYNKRTLTFSGGGINVV
- the TMEM64 gene encoding transmembrane protein 64 isoform 1 (isoform 1 is encoded by transcript variant 1), with amino-acid sequence MRSPGGILLQALPRLLQHAALPGLAELPARWALPRGAGGDGPADRLPRGGGASAAAAAAAASGALLGAYLERHGPPEASELPEPGGALAGGPGSGGGGVVVGVAEVRNWRCCCLGSTCWCRSLVLVCVLAALCFASLALVRRYLHHLLLWVESLDSLLGVLLFVVGFIVVSFPCGWGYIVLNVAAGYLYGFVLGMGLMMVGVLIGTFIAHVVCKRLLTAWVAARIQSSEKLSAVIRVVEGGSGLKVVALARLTPIPFGLQNAVFSITDLSLPNYLMASSVGLLPTQLLNSYLGTTLRTMEDVIAEQSVSGYFVFCLQIIISIGLMFYVVHRAQVELNAAIVACEMELKSSLVKGNQPNTSGSSFYNKRTLTFSGGGINVV